From Haloplasma contractile SSD-17B:
CCAATCAAACGGCGATTCTACAGGTGAAGATACAACTGACAATAGCGATGATGAAAATAACAATGATACAACAGATGATGATATTAATAACATAGGTGATAATGAAGAAGGTTCAACTAATACTAAGAATATGGTATATGTAGGTGTTATACTAGGTGTGTTATTACTTGGTATAACAACAATTAGTATTATTAAAAAAATAAGATAGGTAAAAACGGAAGGAGTTTTTAATATGGTAAAAAAGTTATTCGTTACTTTTAGTGTTTTTATAAGTGTTACACTACTAGCTGCTTGTGGTAGTGGTAATGATTCAACTGTTGGAGAGGATACTTGTCCTGTATATGATGTGAGTGAATATTTAAATGTTGACTTAGATAGTAAACCAACAATTGATTTCTTAGGACCGTATGCTGATTATGATCCGGCTAAAGATCCTACAGCTGATGTAGTAGAAGAGGTCACCGGTTATGAAGTAAATTATAAACGACTACCATCTACAAACGCAGAACAGACCTTAAATACTCAGCTTGGTACTGGGGAACAATATCATGCAGTTAAGGTAACTAGAAACCAGTACGAAAATCTAGTAAAACAATGTGCATTACTAGATATATCTGACTACTTAGACCAGTACGGAGAAAATATTAAAAATGCAATCTCTGAAGAATCTTGGTCAGTAGTTGAATATGGTGATGGAATTTATGGTGTACCTGAGCGTTCATCTTCAGATAATATTAATAGTACAATTGCATTTAGACAAGATTGGTTAGATGCTCTTGATTTAGAAGTGCCTGAGACTCCTGAAGAGCTAAAAGCAGTACTTCAAGCATTTAAAGATGAATATGGACAAAACGATCCATCATTTGCACCATTAACGCTTCAAAAATCAGATATTGTCATTTATGCAATTTCTTCTGCATTTGGTATCTATACTGAATGGAAAGAAATTGATGGGGAATTATATCATCAAACTGAATTAGAAGCAATGCAAGAATACCTAGACTTTATGATTGAACTCGAGAAAGATGGATTATTAGATGTTGCAGTTCCTACTAATGATAATGCAAAAGCTGAACAGAAATTTACACAAGGTAGAGCTGGAGCGATCGTTACATATTGGTGGCGTGTACCATCATTAGTTGATGGATTAGAATCATCTGCAGAGATTGGTGCTGAATTATCCTATGCTGAACCATTAAAAGATGAAGAAGGTAATCGCGGAATCTTACGCTCAACTGGTGTCAACTATGTGACTGTAATTCCAGTTCATATGGCTGAACAAGCTGCATATGCAATTGATTGGATGGATAAAAAGTTAGTTGAAGAGAATTTCAAGAAGATTGTAATTGGTTCTGAAGATGTACATCACATTATAGATCGTGAAGGTAACTATTTACCAGGTAATAAGTTCGATGAAAAAAACAATTCAGATTACTTTATAACAGGGTCTTATGAACCGAAATATGATGAATTTTGGTTAGCACGTGTTCATAAGAATGAAGATATGTATAATGCTTGGTATGCTTTGAACGAAAAAGCGGATGAATACGGCAAGTACGAACCATTAGCATTTGCACCAGCACTCCCTGTTACATCAGATAAAAAACACAGTTTGGCTGTTAAACAGACAGATCAATTTATCAATATGATTTTTACTGATAATTCAATTGATTCATATGATAACTTCTTAAATGATTGGAAACAATCAGGTGGAGAAGCAACACACGAAGAAGTTAATGATTGGTATGATAATAAGAATTAAAGAAAATACATAAAAAAAATATAAGGGGAATATTTATTCCCCTTATATAATTAGTCAATCTATACGGCATTTAGGTAAGGTAGTGATAAAAATGGATTTTGAAGGATTTAACCGATCTATTGTAATTCGATCATCCTATTTTGTAACGAAAATGTTACTTCTAAATACTATTCTAATAGTCTTTTCTTTTTTAAGTTTTGGTCTATTACTAATCCCTATTACAGTGGGTATCTTTACGCTGTATAGAAAAATGATTATGAAAGAACCCTATTATTTTTGGACAGATTTATATCATGGAATAAAAAATAATTTAAAGGTTTCACTTCCACTCTCAGTAGTATTTATGTTTTTAGGTTACTTATTATGGTTTAATATCAATAACTTAAATGCATTTACAGGTAATAGTGTTTTTACAGTTATATTTACAGCAATAGTGGCTTATGGAATGTTCTTATTATGGATTTACGGATCCGCTATCATATCAAGGTTTGACGTTCGATTATTAAGAACAATTAATTTTTCATTTCTAATAGGAAACGCTCATATATTTAACACAATATGCATGATCCTCTTTTTATTCATTTTAATCTATATTTTTAACTACATTAGTATTTTATTAATATTCATAGTAATATCACTTTATCTGTATATAATTAGTTTTATTTTATTTAGAATTTTAAAACTTTATGAACCAAAGTAATGTGTTAGGAGGAGAAAGAATGGAACAAATGAATGTAAAGCAAAATGGAGAATATGATAACAATCAATCAAAAAAGGCAAAACGAAAGACTGGGTTTAGAAAGTACCTTGACTTATATCCATTCTTAATTCCAGCTATGATATTTGCGTTAATATTTGCATATATCCCTATGGCGGGTATATCAATAGCATTTAAAGATTATAAATTATTTTATGGTCTTGGAGATCCTATTTTAGCGTTTAAATTAAGTAGATGGGTTGGACTTGAGCATTTTATTACTCTTTTTAATTCAGAGAAATTTTTTGAAGTATTAACAAATACGTTGATTATAAGTGTTTATAAAATCGTATTTTTATTCCCGATACCAGTCGTTATTGCGATTCTTATAACGGAAGCAAAGAACAAATTATTTAACAGAAGTATACAAACAGTTATGTATTTACCACACTTTATCTCATGGGCAGTTGTAGCTGGACTATTTATGACATTTTTAGCACCATTTGGTTCTGTTAATAACTTTTTAATAAAAATTGGATTAATGAGTTCTGATAATCCAATTAAATGGTTTCAAGATACAGGTGTTTTTAGAGGCGTGCTAGTAGCTTCTGCAGGTTGGAAAGAAATTGGATGGAGTGCGATTGTTTATATAGCAGCCATTACAGCCATAAATCCAACGTTATATGAAGCAGCTAAAATCGATGGAGCAAGTAAGTTGCAACAAATCTGGCATATAACGATTCCAGGTATTACGTCTACGATGGCAGTGCTATTTGTTATCCGATTAGGTTATCTTATGGAAGCAGGATTTGAACAAATCATCGTGATGTATAACTCAACAGTTTATGAAGTTGCTGATATTATTGGTACTTATGTCTATCGTGAAGGTTTAGGTGGCGGTGAATATAGTTTTACGACTGCAGTAGGACTATTTAACTCAGTTGTTGCCCTAGTACTTGTACTATCAGGAAACTATTTAATGAGAAAATACTTTGACAAAGGTATTTGGTAATTTTACAGGAGGTGTCAAGGATGGAACAAACAATTAAACAATCAAACAATAAAATTAAACCGTCATCAAGAATTTCTAAAGATGAGAAAATATTTTCAATTATAAACTATACTGTATTAATCTTATTTGGGCTTGCGTGCTTATACCCATTTTTAAATGTTATTGCTGTTTCATTTTCAGAACCAGGAAAAGTTATTAGTGGGCAAGTATCGTTATTCCCAAAAGGATTCAACTTTGTTGGCTATAAATATGTATTTAAAAACGAACAATTCTTTCAATCTTTAAAGATATCTATACTTGTTACTACGCTTGGTACACTTATATCAGTGATGGTAATGACGTTAGCCGCTTATCCGCTATCGAAAAAAGACTTACCAGGACGAAAAGGAATAATGGTATTTTTCATTATCGTTATGCTTTTTAGTGGAGGAATTATTCCAAACTTCTTATTAGTAAAGGAAATAGGTTTATTAAATACTACACCAGCATTAATATTTCCTTCAGTTGTACAGGTGTTTCATCTATTATTACTGAAAAACTATTTTGAAGGCTTACCAAAAGAATTAGAAGAATCAGCTAAAATCGATGGAGCAAGTAACATGCAAATTCTATTTAGAATCATTGCGCCTATCTCGATACCAGTCATTGCTACTGTGTCGCTATTTACTGCTGTTATTTATTGGAATAACTACTTTAATGCAATGTTATATACACCTACAAATGAATCTGTCTGGCCATTACCATTCTTTATTTATAACTATTTAAATAGTCAACCAGATATCTTAAATCAAGAACAGCAATTGTATCGAGAAGTAATTAAAGCCGCTACTGTAATATCGTCTACTATTCCAATTTTACTAGTGTACCCGTTTATGCAACGTTTCTTCGTCAAAGGAGTAGTAGTTGGATCGGTAAAAGGATAATTTGGTTATAGACTGTTATAGTCTTAAATTAGAATGTATACAGAAATCCAGATTTAACTAGTTAATCTACAATATAAATACAATAAAGGTTCAAAGAGGTGTATGAAATATGACCCAAGTCATAGGAATTGATATAGGAGGCACTGAAATTAAAGGTGCTGTTCTGAGTTTAGACGGAACGATTTTATATGAAAGTAGAGTCAAAACGGATACTCGTTTAGGCAGAGACAGTATCTTAAATGGCTTAAACCAACTAATAGAAGAATTTCTATTTAGATATGATTCAGTTGTTTCTATTGGAATCGGGTCTGCAGGTCGAATTAATGTAGCAGAGGGAACTGTTGCCTTTGCTACAGATAATTTACCTGGCTGGAATGGTTTTCATTTAAAAGAATACATTGAAAATCAGTTTAACTTGCCTGTCGCTGTTGAGAATGATGCTAACGTAGCATTAATAGGTGAAGCTTATAAAGGTGTGGGGAAGCTATACAATGATATAGTGATGCTAACATTAGGTACTGGAGTAGGCGGAGCCAATATAGTTAATGGAAAAATTCAAAATGGAAAAGACTATCATGCAGGTGAGTGGGGACATGTTGTCTTATATCCAAACGGTAGAATATGTAACTGTGGGCAGAAAGGATGTATTGAACAATACCTATCTGGAACCGCACTTGTTCGCCGTATAAATGAGTTAGGCTATAATATTGGGCATGGAAGTGAAATTTTTAAATTAATTGAACGTGGAAATAAAGACGTAAGTAACGCTTTAAACGAGTATATAGATGATTTAATAATTGTACTACATAATATTTCTTTAAGCATTAATCCTGAATTAATCATTATAGGAGGCGGAGTGGTACATTCTCGTAACTACTGGTGGCCTATTTTAGAAAACAAGCTTAAAGAAAATGACCAGATT
This genomic window contains:
- a CDS encoding extracellular solute-binding protein; the encoded protein is MVKKLFVTFSVFISVTLLAACGSGNDSTVGEDTCPVYDVSEYLNVDLDSKPTIDFLGPYADYDPAKDPTADVVEEVTGYEVNYKRLPSTNAEQTLNTQLGTGEQYHAVKVTRNQYENLVKQCALLDISDYLDQYGENIKNAISEESWSVVEYGDGIYGVPERSSSDNINSTIAFRQDWLDALDLEVPETPEELKAVLQAFKDEYGQNDPSFAPLTLQKSDIVIYAISSAFGIYTEWKEIDGELYHQTELEAMQEYLDFMIELEKDGLLDVAVPTNDNAKAEQKFTQGRAGAIVTYWWRVPSLVDGLESSAEIGAELSYAEPLKDEEGNRGILRSTGVNYVTVIPVHMAEQAAYAIDWMDKKLVEENFKKIVIGSEDVHHIIDREGNYLPGNKFDEKNNSDYFITGSYEPKYDEFWLARVHKNEDMYNAWYALNEKADEYGKYEPLAFAPALPVTSDKKHSLAVKQTDQFINMIFTDNSIDSYDNFLNDWKQSGGEATHEEVNDWYDNKN
- a CDS encoding ABC transporter permease; amino-acid sequence: MEQMNVKQNGEYDNNQSKKAKRKTGFRKYLDLYPFLIPAMIFALIFAYIPMAGISIAFKDYKLFYGLGDPILAFKLSRWVGLEHFITLFNSEKFFEVLTNTLIISVYKIVFLFPIPVVIAILITEAKNKLFNRSIQTVMYLPHFISWAVVAGLFMTFLAPFGSVNNFLIKIGLMSSDNPIKWFQDTGVFRGVLVASAGWKEIGWSAIVYIAAITAINPTLYEAAKIDGASKLQQIWHITIPGITSTMAVLFVIRLGYLMEAGFEQIIVMYNSTVYEVADIIGTYVYREGLGGGEYSFTTAVGLFNSVVALVLVLSGNYLMRKYFDKGIW
- a CDS encoding carbohydrate ABC transporter permease; translation: MEQTIKQSNNKIKPSSRISKDEKIFSIINYTVLILFGLACLYPFLNVIAVSFSEPGKVISGQVSLFPKGFNFVGYKYVFKNEQFFQSLKISILVTTLGTLISVMVMTLAAYPLSKKDLPGRKGIMVFFIIVMLFSGGIIPNFLLVKEIGLLNTTPALIFPSVVQVFHLLLLKNYFEGLPKELEESAKIDGASNMQILFRIIAPISIPVIATVSLFTAVIYWNNYFNAMLYTPTNESVWPLPFFIYNYLNSQPDILNQEQQLYREVIKAATVISSTIPILLVYPFMQRFFVKGVVVGSVKG
- a CDS encoding ROK family protein, which translates into the protein MTQVIGIDIGGTEIKGAVLSLDGTILYESRVKTDTRLGRDSILNGLNQLIEEFLFRYDSVVSIGIGSAGRINVAEGTVAFATDNLPGWNGFHLKEYIENQFNLPVAVENDANVALIGEAYKGVGKLYNDIVMLTLGTGVGGANIVNGKIQNGKDYHAGEWGHVVLYPNGRICNCGQKGCIEQYLSGTALVRRINELGYNIGHGSEIFKLIERGNKDVSNALNEYIDDLIIVLHNISLSINPELIIIGGGVVHSRNYWWPILENKLKENDQIKCLVQPAKLENTAGIIGAGKIALNVLEK